Proteins co-encoded in one Ziziphus jujuba cultivar Dongzao chromosome 9, ASM3175591v1 genomic window:
- the LOC107426518 gene encoding putative disease resistance protein RGA3: protein MADLILSPVIQVVYDRLASPLLQKLGNMWNLTDNLEKLQRTIVYVQSVLEDAEQHQLIHRDVRTWLAELKRVVYDAEDILDEITITYRNIGMPALGQKLDRLRIKYADKIRDMLDKLETTMDEGSKFNLREPSVFHVRRETSSFVIESEVYGREEDKANIVKLLLSGEATKGGEALCIPIVGFGGLGKTTVAQLVFNDQRVQQHFDVKTWVFVHDHYGAKDIMMAIFRSVNKNNKCQWLSMEELHSEVRNLLDKKRYLIVLDDVWIEDQDEWERLRPLFQGGVNGSKIIITTRSRKVALMMNSPTSPYYMEVLSEDACWSVFKQRAFQPGEEEKYPDLLPIGHQIVKKCGVALAAKTLGSLMRLKRDQMEWLSVQNSELWKLGECENGILPALRLSYFHLPPHLKRCFAFCSIIPRRFQIHKEKLIHQWMAAGLIKSSIEGEPPEETGNDNFIHLLWMSFFQEVRDCHNGMVIGYKMHDVIYDLVQSIAGTEFMILDYDSPPTGRSIERVRHSYVVCDFRSSDIPKVL, encoded by the coding sequence ATGGCAGATCTCATTCTATCTCCAGTCATACAGGTAGTCTATGACAGATTAGCTTCTCCTCTCCTACAAAAGCTTGGTAATATGTGGAACCTCACTGATAACCTTGAAAAGTTACAGCGCACCATAGTCTATGTTCAATCGGTTCTTGAAGATGCAGAACAGCATCAACTGATCCATAGAGATGTGAGAACTTGGTTGGCAGAGCTCAAACGAGTTGTTTATGATGCTGAAGACATACTTGATGAGATCACCATCACTTATAGAAACATTGGAATGCCAGCACTTGGTCAGAAACTTGACCGTTTGCGGATAAAGTATGCAGATAAGATAAGAGATATGCTGGATAAGTTAGAAACCACCATGGATGAGGGgtctaaatttaatttaaggGAGCCCAGCGTGTTTCATGTTAGAAGGGAAACTAGCTCTTTTGTTATTGAATCAGAAGTTTATGGGAGAGAGGAAGACAAAGCAAACATAGTGAAGCTGCTGTTATCTGGTGAAGCTACTAAAGGAGGAGAGGCTTTATGTATACCAATTGTCGGCTTCGGAGGACTAGGAAAGACTACCGTTGCTCAACTAGTATTTAATGATCAGAGGGTCCAGCAGCATTTTGATGTCAAAACATGGGTTTTCGTTCATGATCACTATGGTGCTAAAGACATAATGATGGCAATCTTTCGGTCtgttaacaagaataataaatgTCAGTGGTTGAGCATGGAGGAACTGCATTCAGAGGTTCGGAACTTATTAGACAAGAAAAGATACTTGATTGTGTTAGATGATGTTTGGATAGAAGATCAAGACGAGTGGGAAAGACTGAGACCACTCTTTCAAGGCGGTGTTAATGGATCCAAAATTATAATCACAACCCGCAGTAGGAAAGTTGCCCTCATGATGAACTCCCCAACTTCTCCATATTATATGGAGGTTTTGTCTGAGGATGCTTGCTGGTCTGTGTTTAAGCAGCGTGCATTTCAAccaggagaagaagaaaagtacCCAGATCTCTTGCCTATTGGACACCAAATCGTCAAAAAATGTGGAGTAGCATTAGCGGCAAAAACATTGGGAAGTCTCATGCGCCTCAAAAGAGATCAAATGGAGTGGTTGAGTGTGCAAAACAGTGAACTTTGGAAATTGGGTGAATGTGAGAATGGAATTCTACCAGCCCTGAGGTTGAGTTACTTCCATTTACCACCTCACCTCAAGCGTTGCTTTGCATTCTGCTCAATCATTCCTAGAAGGTTCCAAATACACAAAGAGAAACTAATCCACCAATGGATGGCAGCAGGCTTAATTAAATCCAGCATAGAAGGGGAACCACCGGAGGAAACAGGCAATGATAACTTCATCCATCTTCTGTGGATGTCTTTCTTCCAAGAGGTGAGGGATTGTCATAATGGCATGGTTATTGGATACAAGATGCATGATGTCATTTATGATCTTGTGCAATCCATTGCTGGAACAGAGTTTATGATTTTAGACTATGATTCTCCCCCAACTGGAAGGAGTATTGAACGAGTTCGACACTCATATGTTGTTTGTGATTTTAGGTCCTCAGATATCCCTAAAGTGTTATAG